One Candidatus Hydrogenedentota bacterium genomic window carries:
- a CDS encoding glycosyltransferase, producing the protein MKLLCVVSALDIQYRYGCTAAWWQFLKGLWELGHDVIAIPYQGAAFESPWWRAYPNPCRVEGDAFAQVKKFMGGGATSTQGGVSAAVTKRLIDSWIRPRWESQLVDIVGQERDIDAVIVFGVPLNHFTGIASRLRSKYGTRMFYFDGDVPASLPRFQGFASGFRIYEGADLSEYTGFMCNSQGGCAELLQMGARSAQAVHWGADPSLYEPIECEQDRDVFFYGIGAEYRETWIDALLTRPSLKLTEVTFAAGGGGFPAELGRVRMLGYVPFNRLRHECWRSRINLSISRRTHAELFATSTVRPFELAAMGCCIVGNPHSGIETWFEPDKEIILVGTAEEAIEAYECLLADPARRKAMGEAARRRILECHTHRHRAADIVRCVLAAD; encoded by the coding sequence TCGTCAGCGCGTTGGATATCCAGTACCGGTATGGGTGCACGGCGGCGTGGTGGCAGTTCCTCAAAGGGTTGTGGGAACTGGGACACGACGTTATCGCGATCCCGTATCAGGGTGCCGCGTTCGAGAGCCCGTGGTGGCGCGCCTATCCGAATCCTTGCAGGGTGGAAGGCGACGCCTTCGCGCAAGTAAAGAAGTTCATGGGCGGCGGGGCTACGTCTACCCAGGGCGGCGTCAGTGCGGCGGTGACAAAGAGGCTGATTGATTCGTGGATTCGTCCGCGATGGGAATCTCAGTTGGTCGATATCGTGGGACAAGAGCGCGATATCGATGCGGTTATTGTATTCGGCGTTCCATTGAACCACTTCACGGGCATCGCGTCGCGTCTTCGTTCGAAGTATGGAACGCGCATGTTCTATTTCGATGGCGACGTGCCGGCGAGCCTTCCACGATTTCAGGGATTTGCGTCGGGGTTTCGGATTTATGAAGGCGCAGATCTCTCAGAGTATACGGGGTTCATGTGCAATTCGCAGGGAGGTTGCGCCGAGTTGCTGCAGATGGGCGCCCGAAGCGCGCAAGCGGTACATTGGGGCGCCGATCCGAGTTTGTACGAACCCATCGAATGCGAGCAAGACCGCGATGTGTTCTTCTACGGTATCGGCGCCGAGTATCGGGAGACGTGGATTGATGCACTCTTGACTCGGCCGAGTTTGAAGCTGACCGAGGTCACGTTTGCGGCGGGAGGCGGAGGATTTCCCGCCGAACTGGGCAGGGTGAGAATGCTCGGGTATGTCCCGTTTAACCGGCTTCGCCACGAATGCTGGCGCAGCCGAATCAACTTGAGTATCTCGCGCAGAACCCACGCGGAGTTGTTTGCGACGTCTACCGTGCGCCCCTTCGAATTGGCGGCCATGGGCTGCTGCATTGTGGGAAATCCGCACTCGGGGATAGAAACGTGGTTCGAGCCAGATAAGGAAATCATACTCGTTGGCACTGCAGAAGAGGCCATTGAGGCATATGAATGTCTATTGGCCGATCCGGCCCGGCGAAAAGCCATGGGTGAAGCGGCTCGAAGGCGGATACTCGAGTGCCACACGCACCGGCACCGGGCGGCCGACATCGTTCGGTGCGTTTTAGCGGCAGATTAA